The window TTATGTCTGGATACTTTCAAAAGTGGGACAAATTTCAAAGGATTTTTATGACCGTGTTTTTCCAACTCATTATAAAGACTTTTCAGCGATGAAATTATCTTGTTTACAGAAGTATTTTTTAATTCCCGTTCCTCTATAAGATGATAAACATAATCTTCTATATCTTCTTTTTCCACCTCTGCCATGAGTTGTACTATTTCGTCCTTATGAAATTCTCCATTGCCTTCATAAACAAAATTTAAAAACTTATTCAAATAAAACATATAGTCTTTTAAAGTTTTTTCAGATTTATACATGGAAAAAATATTTTTCGAATTTAGATTTCTTTTCCTTTTTTTCCTATTTCCTATTTCAAAATTTTCTTTTTTTGCTATCTCCATAATATTACCTTTCAAGTTTTTTTTAAAAAAGTCCTCTAAAATTAAATACAGAAATTATCTGGTTTTCATTTTAAAATCCAAAACTTCCACAACCACCTTTCTGCCATCAATGTCATCGACATTTATATGTCTTTTAACCTGAAATTTTTCCCCAGATTTCAAGTTGTTAACAGTAATAAGTTTTCTAAGGGAATATTCGTCACCAAATAAAAACTTTATCTTATATACTACATATTCCAAATCGTATTCTGAATAATTCACAACATCAAAAGTCACACGTCTAAAGTCATCGTCTTTTGAATCCACATCTAAATTTTCTACTTTCACCATTTTTTGAAATTCTAATTTTCTGTGATAATTGTCCATAGTCTCCCAGGTTTTATCTGCTTTTAAAACGATCTCTTCATCTTTTGAGTTTCTTACAACCTCAATATCTCTGGCAAAGAGAAAATTCCCAAGTAATATCAGACTGGCTGTTATTAAATGTAATTTTTTCATTGAACACCTCCTAAAAAATTTCTTTTAAATCAACCTCTTTTACTTCACCTAGTGGGAGATCTCCAAGTTCCAAATTTCCAAAACTAAGTCTTTTGAGATAAATCACTCTATTCCCAACAGCCTCAAGCATTTTTTTTACTTGATGAAATCTTCCTTCACTTATCGTGAGCAAAATTTCCATATTATTTATTATCTGAACTTTTGAAGGTTTCGTAATGTAGCCTCCGATATCAACACCTTCCCTTAATAGCTTTACTGATTTTTCGTCTATTTCCTTTAAGAGTTTTACCAGATAAGTTTTGTCGACATGTTTTTTAGGGGATAGCAGTTCATGGGCTAGTTTCCCGTTATTGGTAAATAAAAGAAGTCCCTCTGTATCCTTATCAAGCCTTCCTACTGGAAAAAGGTCTTTTCTGTTTACCCATTCTGGAAGCAGCTCCATCACTGTTCTTTCTCTCGCATCTTCAGTGGCGGTTATAAATCCAGCTGCCTTGTTCATTATGTAAAATCTGTCCTTCTTATATTCCAAGACAGTTTCTCCAATTTTTATCACATCTTTTTCTAAATCTATTTTTTCTTTAGGAGAATCTGCTATTTTACCATTGATAGTTATCTCGTTCTTAGATATTATATTTTTAACCTCTCTTCTAGTACCTACACCACATTCAGTAAGAAATTTATCTAATCTCATTTTACCTCCTTGTAAAATAAAAGCAGCCCCAAGGCTGCTACATTGTATTTGTAGGATCTATAGGTTTATTATTTTTACGAATTTCATAATGAAGATGCGGACCAGTTGACAAGCCTGTATTTCCAGTTTTTGCTATAATCTGACCTTTTGAGATCTTTTGGCCCTTCTTTACCAGCCATCTATTTAGATGTGCATATCTACTTTCATAGCCGTTGCCATGGTTTATTATTACGACTTTCCCATATCCCCTCATCCATCCAGAGTATGTGATGGTACCTGAATAGGGAGCATACACAGGAGTATTCATTTTTGACCTCAAATCTACTCCGTCATGTGTGGTTTTCCTTCCTGTTATGGGATGGATTCTGGTTCCAAAGTTACTTGTAATTTCTTTTGTTTTTATGGGCCACTTAAAAGACTTTAAGGTTGGAGAGATATATAAATTTTTACCCACCGATCTTGAAGTCTGGATGTTATCTTTTGAATATTTTGAATTCAGATATATCTTTTGACCAACATATATCGTGTTGTTTGGGAGGTTGTTGTATTTCCTCAGCTGTTCTACAGATATGTCATACCATACGGATAATCTATATAAGGTTTCCTCTTGTTTTATAATATGGTAGCTTGGCCTGGAATTCGAACTTTCAGTCTCTCCCTTGAGTAACAACTTGGTTCCGGCATTTATATGTGGGGTATTTAGGTTATTTAAAGCCATTATTTCTGTAACACTTACCTTGTTTTTCACAGCTATGGAATAAAGCGTATCCCCCTTTTTCACTTTGTGATACTCACCACTGCTGCATCCTATTATTACTATAGAAAAAGCTGATATTAATAATTTTTTAAAAATGTTCATTGCTTATTCCCCCAATACTTTGTATAGATAATTTACCACAATTTATATTAAGTTTCAAATTTATTTATTGGAAAAATCAATTATGAGTAGTATAATTATTTTAAGTAATAATAACTAGGGGGCTTATGTTTTATGGTTAATTTTGAGAAAGTAGATGAAATGATAAAAATTATAGAAGATGGTGAAGTGCAGGATGGAAAAAATTTCAACCAGTTTGCTGTTGAATTTTATTTAGAGTCAAAATCTTTGCCACTTTCAAAATACCTAAGAATGCAGAAAAAAACAAAAAAAATGCCAAAAATAATGAACACAAAAAAAGCTGGGGAAGTTCTGTACTTTACTGAAAAAGATGATGACGCAAAACGATTTTTAAAAAGAAAAGGGTATGGCGAAATCCCTCAACTTAATTATACATGCATTATGCTTCTCAGAAAGGTTGACATTATCACAAATTGGACTAAGATACTTTCATATTTTGAGGGAAAAGGCACCATAGAGGAGATAAATAACTCAACAAGGACAGAACTCCTTCCTGAAGAAAAAAGAAAAATGGACGAATTTATCAAAGAAAAATTAAAACTTTCGGAAAGAGAATACGAGTGGTTCTGTGTGAAACTTTCAAAAGTATTTGAAAACAAAGAGATAATGAAGGCCTTAAAAAAAGTAGTCAGATAACCAAAACCCATTGCTCATTTTAGTTTGAGCAATGGGTTTTTTTATGAATCTATTCCCAAAATATTTTTTATAAATATTCCTACAATAAAGGAAAGGGTAGCAATACCAAGACTTAGAAAAGTCATCTCAAAAAATCTTTTTTTGAATGAGGCTCCTGTAGCTACTGCAACATAATAGTTGAATACAAAAATTATAGAGATACCGATTATGAGAGTCAGAAATAATGCCATATAGGGAGTAGCACCCAACAAAAAAGGAGTTACTAAAAGAAATACAGTGATCATATATGTAATGCCTGTGTAAATGGCTGCTCTTTTGTGATTTTTATCGGAATTTTTTTCAGCCTTTGAAGAAAGGTATTCTGAGGCTCCCATAGATAGGGAGGCAGCAATTCCTGTAATTAGGCCGACCATGGCAATAACTTTTGAATCATCAAGTGCAAAGGTGTAACCTGCAAGGGCTCCAGTAAGCTCTATAAGTGCATCATTAAGACCCAATATTATAGAACTCACATATATAAGTTTCTCTTCCTTCAAAAGGTCTACCACATCTATCTCATGATTCTCCTCATCTTCCAAAACTCTTTGGATTTCAGGAATTTTTTTTATTATGCCCTTATAGTTTTCCTGAGCCTTTTGTTCCCCAAGCTCCATAGCTTTTAGACCAAAAGTAAGGCCAAAATATTTTGCCATAAAATAATTTTTTTTGGCTCTAAAGCAATTGGGTTTTACTTCACATTTGGTGTACTGCTTAAAAAATTCATAGTGAGAGAATTCTGATTCAGCGAGTTTTATAAGTGTCTCCTTATTATTCTCTCCACTTATTTTTGCAAGCATCATGTACGTATGATGCTCTGTTATCTCATCTCTCTGAAATTTTTTTAGAAGTTTTATCAGGTCTTTTTTCAATAGATCACCCCCTATACCCTAGAAGTTCACCTCACTATGCTAAATTATTTTATCCTTCCTACTATTTAGATATAAGTATTATAGAGCTTTTAGGATGTACCAGATGTTTTTTCCTTTTTACTATAATTGGATCTTCAAGGAAATCATCTTCTAAATACGTATCCACCACCCGATACCATTTTTTCCCATTCTTCAAAATAGGCAATTCGAAGATCAATGGTTCATGATATGAATTTAGAGCGACATATATATCATTATCTTCTTCTTGAATTTCTCTGGTATCTCCCCCATCAATCATAAAGGCTATACTTTTTGAATAATGGGACCAGTCAGGAGTGCAAGCCCTTATCCCGTGCCAGGTTATGTCTTTATAACCATCTCCATCTATGTCTGTATCGGTAAAAAAATGTGCTCTCTTAAGAGCCTGGTGATCCTTTCTAAAAGCTATCATATTTTTCATAAATCGATATATATCTCTAAATTCACCTAGTCTATCCCAGTTGATCCAATTCATTTCATTATCCTGACAATAAGCATTATTGTTTCCCTGCTGAGTTTTAGCCATTTCGTCGCCCATTAAAATCATGGGAACACCCTGAGAAAGCATAAGTATTACCAGATAATTTTTCATTTGTCTTTTTCTTAATTTGATAATTGTAGGATCTAGGGTATCACCCTCTATACCATGGTTATAAGAGTTGTTATGATTCTCCCCGTCTTTGTTGTACTCGCCATTGGCATGATTGTGTTTTTTGTTATAGGAAACTAGGTCCCACATGGTAAATCCGTCATGAGAGGTTACAAAATTTATACTGTGATAGGGTCTTCTTCCAAATTTTCTAAAAAGATCTGGACTTCCTACCAATCTTGTGGCCAAATCCTGTACCTGTCCCATATCACCGCGCACAAACCTTCTGATAGTATCACGGAATTTACCGTTTAATTCGGCCCATCCGCACGGAAACTCTCCTAAATAATAACCTCCTGCTGCATCCCACCCCTCTGCTATAAGTTTCGCTCCAGATAGAACAGGGTCATCTGCAATATCTTTCAGCAGCGAGAGGTCACCTATCCATTTTCCGGTACTGTCACGCCCCAGTATGGCAGCCAGGTCAAAACGGAATCCATCTACATTGAGCTGCCCGTACCAGTATCTCAGACTATTTATGATGAGTTCTTTTACAACAGTATGACTGCAGTTTACTGTGTTCCCTGTCCCAGAATAATTTGAGTAGTACATCTTATTTTTTTCTAGTATATAATACACAGAATTATCAAGTCCCTTAAAGGATATAATAGGCCCCATCTCATTACCTTCCCCTGTGTGGTTAAATACCACATCTAAGATAACCTCTATACCTACCCTATGAAGAGCCTCCACAAGTTGCCGAAACTCGACAACATGTCCTCCCAGTTTTCCAAGGACTTTTCTGTCTCCAGAAAGATAGTTAGAAGTAGGTGCGTAGAAACCAATAGGGTTATAACCCCATACATTTTTTAGTTTTTCTCCGGTTATAGGGTTGGTTCCCACTACATCCTCTTCATCAAATTCAAATATAGGAAGGAGCTGCACTGCTGTTATTCCAAGGTCCTTCAGATGGTCAATTTTTTCTATTAGTCCTTTATATGTTCCAGGATGCGTTACACCAGAATTTTTGTTTGCAGTAAATAATCTTATATGCATCTCATAAATAATTGAATCTCGAAATTCATTTTTAGGTTTCATATCTTCAGACCAGTTGTAGGTTCTAGTATCTAAGATCAAACCCTTCCTAGGAGATTTTGGACACCCATTTTTAGGAGTTATACATTTTGCGTAGGGGTCTATAAGCAATTTATCAGAAGAAAACCTGTGCCCTAGCTTCATGTCAAAAGGCCCGTCTACTATCCAGCCATAATAATACCCCTCATCCATTCCTTCTAGATATACATGCCATATATCTCCTGTTTTATTAATATTTTTATCCAATTTATATGAAAAACAAGGTTCACAATCATCTGAATGTTCAAATATCTGTAAAGTCATTTCAGTTGCATTTCTGCTGAATATCCCGAAATTCACTCCTGCATCAAGAACAATTGCCCCCATAAAATAAATTCCCGGTCGAGCTATAAATTTATTCATAAAAAATCACCTCCGAAACTCTATCTATATAATACCAATTTTTTACAATTTTCATTTATTGTTTGGATAAAAATAAAAAGACAGAAGTTTCTTCTGCCTTTTAAGCTAAACTTTTTTAGAGGTTTCTAATCTCCTATAATTTCAGCCTTTATTGCTTTTTTTAATCCCATTTATACTAAGTTTTATCACTTATTTGATCTTATAAGAGGTTCCATAAGTGTTATAATGAACTTTTGAAAAATCCATATCATCTTCAGTATAAAAAGGTCTTTCCTCTTCAGGATATCCCATTGCCAGTATAGCAAGTACTTTTAGATCTCCCTCTATACCTAATATCTCTTTGACTATAACATCTGCTCCCCTTCCATCTTCAGATGGTCTTTTGTCAATCTGTACCCAGCACGATTTCAGTCCCTGTTCTTCTGCCTCTAGCTGCATAAATGTAAGAGCTATAGAGCAGTCTTCTAGCCATGTATCTGACTTTTCAGCTTCACCGAGAACTACTACCGCTACCGGGGCACCTTTTACAAGCTGACCTCCTGCAGGTTTTGCCTTAGAAAGTTTATCTAGTTTAATCCCGTCGTCTACCACCACAAATTTCCAAGGTTTTTTGTTTTTTCCACTTGGAGATATGAGTCCCGCCCTTAAAATAGTTTCCAATTTTTCAACTTCTACTGATTTTCCCTGAAATTTTCTGATACTTCTTCTCTTTTTCAGTAATTCAAACAACATACTTTATTCCCCCTTAATCTTCTATTAGATTATACAAAAGTTTTATCTCTTCTTTCCACAATGTTTCATCTATTGTTTCCAAAATAATAGGCATTTTATCAAATCTGGTGTCATTCATGAATCTCTTAAAAAAGTCCATTCCGAGGACACCCTTGCCTATACTGTCGTGTCTGTCTTTTCGACTTCCTGTGTCAAACTTTGAGTCGTTGAGGTGAACAGCCTTCAGATATTTGAAACCTACTATTTTTTCAAACTCATCCATTGTTTTTTTATATCCATTTTTATCTTTTAACTCATAACCTGCAGCAAGTGTATGACACGTATCTAAGCAGACTCCTATCCTTGATTTATCATATATTCTTTCTATTACATAAGCCAGATCTTCGAATCTATTTCCAAGATTAGACCCCTGACCAGCTGTATTTTCTAATATCACAGAAATATACTCTGTATCTTCCAAGGCTTTATTTATACAGTTGGAAATATGGTCAAGACACTCCTCACGGGAGATCTTATTTAGATGGCTCCCAGGATGTGTATTTATATATTTTAGACCCAGTTGTTCACATCTCTTCATCTCGTCGATAAATGCATTCAGAGATTTTTCTCTTTTTTCTGCATCTGGATTTCCCAGGTTTATAAGGTATCCGTCATGAGGAAGGACCACCTCAGTAGCATATCCATTTTTCTCCATGGCTTCCTTAAATTTTTCTATATCCTTATCAGTGAGTGGTTTTGCCTCCCAACGTCTCTGATTTTTTACAAAAAGTCCAAAGGCCCTCGCCCCTATACCCTTTGCATTTATAGGGGCATTGAAGACCCCGCCTGATGCACTTACATGTGCCCCAACATACTTGTTTTTTATTTTTTCTTCTCTAGTTCTGGTGTCTTTTTTTATTTTTTTATTCATAGGTATCTTACTCCTATACTCAGATTTATATTTATACAGAGTATACCATATTTTATAGTGAGAAATTAAGAACATATTCCCTAAAATGTAAAAACAAATATCTCATAACTAATATACGAATAATCAAAACTACCACTTCAAGTGGTAGTTTGTCCCCCCCTATAAGGTCATGGGTCCAGCTTTGGCGATCTCCTCAGGGCTCGTACCTTCAAACTCACTCTTTTTACCTTTTTCAGGTTTAAGGGAGATTAATTTATCCCATTCCATCTGGTTTTGAAATTCTTTCTTGTCTTTGCCCCTCCTTTAGCTTTTTCAAAGATTTCTTTTACCCTGTCAGCAGGATATTCCCCCTGTGGATAGGTCCCGTTCAAATACCTTTACCCGTTTTTTCATTGATTTCACCCCGTAAAATAAAAAGAGCCCGAAAAGATCTGTAACAGGTACAGTTCTTCGCGGACTCTCGGTCTCTTATTTTTATTGTTTTTTTATTTTAATATAGTTTAGTGGTTTTGGCAATGGATTAATATAAAATTATTATTTCTTAAAGGGAGTAAACTTACTGCCTTTTTCTAATCATCTTCTCTGTTTTCAATTACAAGTAATTCTTTTATCTCATTTATCCTCACACTATTGTCCTTCCCAGTCATTTCTTCTTCCATTTCAAGCGTTTTAAATTCATTTAATAATTCCTGATACTCCGTTTCAGTCATTATTTTGTCTATTTTTTCCATGATAACCTCCTATTCTTCATCTATGATGCTTCATATTCAGCTATAAAGTCCTTAACTCCTTATATATTATTCTTTGGAATATAGAATATTCCTATAAAAATATTTTCACATTTTTAAATTTATTTTATATTTTTAAAAACTCCACTGACAAAGTTATTTCCCCAGAAGTATTTTAGAGAAACCTGTTCAAAATTGTTATTTTTAATAAATGATAGAGTATCTCTGTTTAGATGACACCCCATGGCAAATTTCTTCCATACTGGAGTAAGGATATTCTGAAGGCTAAATAAAAATCTGTTTTCATTTTTTATATGCTCCAGAATCAGCAATTGCCCTCCTCGTTTACATATTCTCTCGGCTTCTTTCAGGGCTTTTTCCGGATTAGGTATAGTGCATAAAGCCAGGGTAATTAGCACAGTATCAAATGTATTATCTTCAAAAGGCAGTTCTTCAGCAAAAGCTGAAATGATTTTAATATTTTTACTACCAATCTTCTTTTGAGCTTCTGCATTCAGCACTTCGTCTGGCTCTACAGCTATCACTTCATTATCGGTGTAAAACTCAAAATTCACACCTGTTCCTGCCCCAAGTTCGATAATTTTTCCACGGATATTCTCAAGAAGTATTTTTCTTTCATTACGCAATTTCTTTTTTTCAAGAACATTCATTAAATTATCATACATATATGCTTTCATTTTTATAATGCTCCCTTTTATTTATTCCTCTAACTTTTTAATGATAATTTCTTTCTTGTCAGTATAAGTTACACTTACCTCTCTATCTTCTTATGAAATGCCCACATCTTCAATCCATGTTTTGGATAAAGATATTCTTGTTGTCAAACTTCCACTTCCAGATTTAGCAAACATAACATTCAGTTTTCTGTTTCCCATAGCTCACCTCCGACTCGTTAAAAACATACTCCACAAACTACGAGTCGTCAAGTTTTGTTTTTTATTTTTTTGGAGGAGATAAAAAAAATTCCATAAAATTATGGAACTTAATTGGCATCAATTATTTTTTAATAAAATAGTAAGAATGTAAGTTATTAAAAAAGGTAGTAAAAAATAAACAATATTAAATAAATAAAACTTAAACAAATAACAAATATATTTAAGCCATTCCTCAAAGTTTTTACTTGCCTTTGTTTTTAAATAATCTTCTTCTAATTGATTTTCGTAATTATTTAATATTTCTTGATACTTGTTATTTATTTCTGTGATTTTTTCAGAAGAAATAGATTCTGCTGCTTCTGATTCAACTTCTAATTTTGATAACTCTGTATAACATTTTTTCATTCTATCTGCTCTTTCTTTGAATGAATGACTGTAACTATATATCGAAAATGTAAATAAAATGATAGAAGAGACAAGTAATAATAAATCTGGGTCTTCTATACCTATTATTCTAAAAGAATCTTTTTTTACATAAGCTAGTACAGAGAATACTAGAATAAAAAGTGAATAATAAACATTAAGTATTAAATTTCTTTTATCTAAAAATAGAAGTCTTGCTTCAGAGCACATTCTTATTTTTTTAGTATTCCAAATTCTATTACAAATTTTTTCTTTCAATTTTTCCAATTAACTCTCCCTGCCTTTATCTTCCTCTAATTCTCTTACCGTTTTAAAAATTACTCCCTGAAATAAATTATTAATCTTAGACTCATCCATTTCACTAACGTCTTTTTCAGAATAAAGATTTTTAGAGATTAAAAAATTTTTACGTTTTTCAGGAGTATCAAACTCTTTATTTACATCACAAATATAGGTTGAGTTCCTATTTCTCTTGATTTCTAATAACGATCTTGAGAATTTTTTTAATCTCTTTTGATGTTCAGGTAACAGTTGGTATTTATTAGAGAATTTTTTAAGTAAATTATCTAAACGATACATCAATCTAAAGTCATTAATTTTGGAAAAATAAAAAAGCCAACCATATTTTTTTATTATCTCTTTTTTCTCAAGTGTATCTTCAATAGAAGTCAATTTAATACCTGTAATGCTACAATTTATTCTCCAAAACTGAAATTCAAGTAAATCGGACTTACTATGTTTTAAATAACTATATTCTGAGAATAACTTTTCAAGCTTTTTTTCTTGCTTTAAAACATTATTTTTTTTAATCGTCAGATCTTCTCCGACGATACGATATCCTAAATAATCCAATCCTTCAGTTAATCTACCATAGTGTGTTTTAGAATGATTCAAACTTAAATGGTAATCATTTCTTAGTATCAGTTCAATCTTGGTCTTATGTCAATATAGTAGTCAACCTAACACCAACTTTTTCTGTAATTTTTCAAATTCAATAGGGGAGACATTTCCTAAGAAGCTGTGTCTCCTCTCTTTATTATAAAATTCTATGTAATCAAATACCATTGCCTTCATATACCTCATAGTTACTAGGCCTTCCACATAAACCATCTCTTTTTTCAAAGAAGCATGAAAAGATTCGATCACTGCATTATCATAACAGTTCCCACGTCTACTCATAGACTGGACTAACCCTAGCTTCTTTAAAAGGTTAGAGTATTCCCTGCTTGAATATTGCGATCCTTGATCACTATGAATTATAACCCCTTCCTCTGGTTCTTCCAGTAAAAATGCTCTTGTTAAAATATCTATTACTAACTCACTAGTCATGCGCTTGCCTATATCGTAGGCGATGACCCTTCTAGAAAAAAGATCCATAATCGAGCTTAAATATAGCCAACCTTCGCTTGTCCAAATATATGTAATATCTGTAACCCAGACCTCATTCTTTCTACCTACCCTGAATTTTCTTTTGACGATATTTCCTGCAATATTTTCTCTTTCGCTCTTTTCCTTTCCTGTTTTAAACTTTTTGGTAGAATTAACTGATATATCATTTTCTTTCATTATTCTACTTACTCGTCTTTCACTTGTTATTATGCCATATTCATCCTTGAGTTCAACCTTTAGTCTAGGGGATCCATAGCTCCTCTTATGCCTGTTCTTTCTGACCTCTGGAATACTATCTAGAATCCATTGATCCTTTTTCTTTCTCTCAGTAGTTTTGTTATTCTGAAACTTATTAAAACCACTTCGAGAGACTTCTAGAGCTCTGCATATTTTAGATATAGAATGAACATCTCTGTGTATTTCAACGAAGATAAAGAGTTCTTTCTTAGTTATCTTGTTTTCCTGGAGAATATGGCTGTAGCCTTTTTTAAGATTTCTATATCCTCTTCTTTTTCCTTAAGGAGCTTTTTCAGTCTGATAATTTCTTTGTCTTGAGAGCTTAACTCCATGTCCTCTTTAGGACCTCCAAAGTATTTCTTCTCCCAAGCAGCAACAGTATTAGTGGTAATACCGTATTCCTTTGATAGCTCTACCTTTGTTTTTATTTTAAGGAAAGAAAGCTCAGAAATTTGCTTCTGTTTCTCCTCTGAAAATCTTGCATATTTTCTTTTTTCTTCCATCTTAGCCACTCCTAAATATATTTATTTTTTATTATATATTTTTGAGTGCTAAACTGTCTACTAAACCATCATAACACCAACATCTAATGTTTTAGCGGAAATATATTTAGAAGAATTCGATACCTTTATGAGCAATAAAGATAAAATTAAATTCTTTAGATTTGTTGATGACATATTAATATTATATAATTATGATGAAAATGATAAAAATGAATATGAAAATCCAACCTTAAAAGGAAAATTAATGATTGAAGAGATTGAAAGTCCTTGATTTACGCCCTTTATATTTTTTAAATTTTTTTCATATCTTGAAGATTCAGAATGCACAGTTGGATTACTAATAGCATTTTCTATTAGAGTTAAAACTTCTTCTGGACACCCACTAACTTCAAGTTTTCTCAACAGGATATGATGGTTAATATTATCATAAAATCCAACTAAATCTAATTTTATAAAATATTCATAACTGTCCAATTGATAACAAATTTTTTCTATTTTTTCTTGAGCTAACTCTAAACTAAACCCAGAATAATAGTTGTTTAAAAGTTCTTTACTTAGATATTTTAAGACTATTTTATCTCTGTATGTAGGAATTGAAATTACCCGGGGAAAACTATTTCTACCCTTTAAAATTAAATTTTCTTTATAAGGAATATAGCGGTAAGATTTTGTATTTATTTCTTGAGCCATTTTGTCAAAGTACTCAATACTTAAATCAGTTCT is drawn from uncultured Ilyobacter sp. and contains these coding sequences:
- a CDS encoding pseudouridine synthase: MRLDKFLTECGVGTRREVKNIISKNEITINGKIADSPKEKIDLEKDVIKIGETVLEYKKDRFYIMNKAAGFITATEDARERTVMELLPEWVNRKDLFPVGRLDKDTEGLLLFTNNGKLAHELLSPKKHVDKTYLVKLLKEIDEKSVKLLREGVDIGGYITKPSKVQIINNMEILLTISEGRFHQVKKMLEAVGNRVIYLKRLSFGNLELGDLPLGEVKEVDLKEIF
- a CDS encoding M23 family metallopeptidase — protein: MNIFKKLLISAFSIVIIGCSSGEYHKVKKGDTLYSIAVKNKVSVTEIMALNNLNTPHINAGTKLLLKGETESSNSRPSYHIIKQEETLYRLSVWYDISVEQLRKYNNLPNNTIYVGQKIYLNSKYSKDNIQTSRSVGKNLYISPTLKSFKWPIKTKEITSNFGTRIHPITGRKTTHDGVDLRSKMNTPVYAPYSGTITYSGWMRGYGKVVIINHGNGYESRYAHLNRWLVKKGQKISKGQIIAKTGNTGLSTGPHLHYEIRKNNKPIDPTNTM
- a CDS encoding VIT1/CCC1 transporter family protein gives rise to the protein MKKDLIKLLKKFQRDEITEHHTYMMLAKISGENNKETLIKLAESEFSHYEFFKQYTKCEVKPNCFRAKKNYFMAKYFGLTFGLKAMELGEQKAQENYKGIIKKIPEIQRVLEDEENHEIDVVDLLKEEKLIYVSSIILGLNDALIELTGALAGYTFALDDSKVIAMVGLITGIAASLSMGASEYLSSKAEKNSDKNHKRAAIYTGITYMITVFLLVTPFLLGATPYMALFLTLIIGISIIFVFNYYVAVATGASFKKRFFEMTFLSLGIATLSFIVGIFIKNILGIDS
- a CDS encoding isoamylase; translated protein: MNKFIARPGIYFMGAIVLDAGVNFGIFSRNATEMTLQIFEHSDDCEPCFSYKLDKNINKTGDIWHVYLEGMDEGYYYGWIVDGPFDMKLGHRFSSDKLLIDPYAKCITPKNGCPKSPRKGLILDTRTYNWSEDMKPKNEFRDSIIYEMHIRLFTANKNSGVTHPGTYKGLIEKIDHLKDLGITAVQLLPIFEFDEEDVVGTNPITGEKLKNVWGYNPIGFYAPTSNYLSGDRKVLGKLGGHVVEFRQLVEALHRVGIEVILDVVFNHTGEGNEMGPIISFKGLDNSVYYILEKNKMYYSNYSGTGNTVNCSHTVVKELIINSLRYWYGQLNVDGFRFDLAAILGRDSTGKWIGDLSLLKDIADDPVLSGAKLIAEGWDAAGGYYLGEFPCGWAELNGKFRDTIRRFVRGDMGQVQDLATRLVGSPDLFRKFGRRPYHSINFVTSHDGFTMWDLVSYNKKHNHANGEYNKDGENHNNSYNHGIEGDTLDPTIIKLRKRQMKNYLVILMLSQGVPMILMGDEMAKTQQGNNNAYCQDNEMNWINWDRLGEFRDIYRFMKNMIAFRKDHQALKRAHFFTDTDIDGDGYKDITWHGIRACTPDWSHYSKSIAFMIDGGDTREIQEEDNDIYVALNSYHEPLIFELPILKNGKKWYRVVDTYLEDDFLEDPIIVKRKKHLVHPKSSIILISK
- a CDS encoding nitroreductase family protein, whose translation is MLFELLKKRRSIRKFQGKSVEVEKLETILRAGLISPSGKNKKPWKFVVVDDGIKLDKLSKAKPAGGQLVKGAPVAVVVLGEAEKSDTWLEDCSIALTFMQLEAEEQGLKSCWVQIDKRPSEDGRGADVIVKEILGIEGDLKVLAILAMGYPEEERPFYTEDDMDFSKVHYNTYGTSYKIK
- the nfo gene encoding deoxyribonuclease IV, with protein sequence MNKKIKKDTRTREEKIKNKYVGAHVSASGGVFNAPINAKGIGARAFGLFVKNQRRWEAKPLTDKDIEKFKEAMEKNGYATEVVLPHDGYLINLGNPDAEKREKSLNAFIDEMKRCEQLGLKYINTHPGSHLNKISREECLDHISNCINKALEDTEYISVILENTAGQGSNLGNRFEDLAYVIERIYDKSRIGVCLDTCHTLAAGYELKDKNGYKKTMDEFEKIVGFKYLKAVHLNDSKFDTGSRKDRHDSIGKGVLGMDFFKRFMNDTRFDKMPIILETIDETLWKEEIKLLYNLIED
- a CDS encoding class I SAM-dependent methyltransferase; this encodes MKAYMYDNLMNVLEKKKLRNERKILLENIRGKIIELGAGTGVNFEFYTDNEVIAVEPDEVLNAEAQKKIGSKNIKIISAFAEELPFEDNTFDTVLITLALCTIPNPEKALKEAERICKRGGQLLILEHIKNENRFLFSLQNILTPVWKKFAMGCHLNRDTLSFIKNNNFEQVSLKYFWGNNFVSGVFKNIK
- a CDS encoding SLATT domain-containing protein, yielding MEKLKEKICNRIWNTKKIRMCSEARLLFLDKRNLILNVYYSLFILVFSVLAYVKKDSFRIIGIEDPDLLLLVSSIILFTFSIYSYSHSFKERADRMKKCYTELSKLEVESEAAESISSEKITEINNKYQEILNNYENQLEEDYLKTKASKNFEEWLKYICYLFKFYLFNIVYFLLPFLITYILTILLKNN
- a CDS encoding IS3 family transposase; the protein is MLQENKITKKELFIFVEIHRDVHSISKICRALEVSRSGFNKFQNNKTTERKKKDQWILDSIPEVRKNRHKRSYGSPRLKVELKDEYGIITSERRVSRIMKENDISVNSTKKFKTGKEKSERENIAGNIVKRKFRVGRKNEVWVTDITYIWTSEGWLYLSSIMDLFSRRVIAYDIGKRMTSELVIDILTRAFLLEEPEEGVIIHSDQGSQYSSREYSNLLKKLGLVQSMSRRGNCYDNAVIESFHASLKKEMVYVEGLVTMRYMKAMVFDYIEFYNKERRHSFLGNVSPIEFEKLQKKLVLG
- a CDS encoding reverse transcriptase domain-containing protein, with the protein product MLVKSQDLQDLYYNFIKLESSGIGLDKKSKSSLERTDLSIEYFDKMAQEINTKSYRYIPYKENLILKGRNSFPRVISIPTYRDKIVLKYLSKELLNNYYSGFSLELAQEKIEKICYQLDSYEYFIKLDLVGFYDNINHHILLRKLEVSGCPEEVLTLIENAISNPTVHSESSRYEKNLKNIKGVNQGLSISSIINFPFKVGFSYSFLSFSS